In Ramlibacter sp., the sequence ATGCACCTGGACGACGTGGCGATCGATTTCCCCGACATGCAGATCGTCATGGCCCACCCCAGCTTCCCGTGGCAGGACGAGGCGCTGAGCGTGGCCACGCACAAGCCCAATGTGTGGATCGACCTGAGTGGCTGGAGCCCCAAGTACTTTCCCAAGCAGCTCGTGCAATACGCCAACACCCTGCTGAAAGACCGCATCCTGTTCGGCTCCGATTACCCGCTGATCACGCCCGATCGCTGGATGAAGGACTTTGAGGACGCGGGCTTCAAGCCCGAGGTGATGCCCGGCATCCTCAAGGGCAATGCGGTGCGCCTTCTGGGGCTGGACGCGGAGACGGCGTGAGCGGGGCGACCCTGCGCAGCCTGGCCGACATCCAGGCGCTGGAACGCCTGCCGCGCGAGCAGGCCATGCCAGCGGCCACCACCTGGGGCCTGATTGCCGCGGCCGCGCAGCGCCACCCGGAGCGCGTTGCGCTGCGCTACCTGCCCGATGCGGACCTGCGGCGCGCCGCGCGCGATGTGCGCTATGCCGAGCTGGCCGCCCAGATCCAGCGCGCGGCCAATGTGTTCCGCGCCATGGGCGTGGGGCCCGACGATGCGGTGGCCATCCTCGCGCCCAACATCCCCGAGACCCAGTTTGCGCTGTGGGGCGCACAGCTGGCGGGCAAGGCCTGCCCCATCAACTACCTGCTGCAGCCGGACCACATCGCGGCGCTGCTGGCGGCATCGGGCGCCAAGGTGGTGGTGGCGCTGGGCCCCAACCCCGAGCTGGACCTTTGGCCCACGGTGCAGAAGGTGCTGGCGCTGCACCCGCTGCCGGTGCTGCAGATCACCGTGGGCGACCACGCCGCACCCCATGTGCCGGTGCTGCAGGAGGCATTGGCGCAGCAGCCCGGCACGCTGAACTTCGACCCCCAGCTCACGCCCGACCGCGTGGCCGCGTGCTTTCACACTGGCGGCACCACGGGGGCCCCCAAGCTGGCCCAGCACACCCATGGCAACGAGGCGCACACCAGCTGGTTTGCCCACCGCTATTACGGCTTTGACGAGAACACGGTGGAGGTCAACGGCTTTCCGCTGTTCCATGTGGCGGGCGCGTTTGTCTATGGCCTGTCACTCCTGGCCATTGGCGCCATGCAGGTGCTGCCCACCCTGGCCGGCATGCGCAACCCGGCCTTCGTCAGGAACTACTGGAAGTTCTGCGAGCGTGAGCGGGTGAGCGCGCTGGCCTGCGTACCCACCATCATGGCCACGCTGATCAACCAGCCGGTGGATGCCGACATCAGCAGCATCAAGGTGGCCTACACCGGCGGCTCGCCGCTGCCCACCGAACTGGCCGCGCAGTTTGAGGCGCGCCTGGGCATTGCGGTGCGCAACATTCTGGGCATGACGGAATGCGCGGGGCTGGTGTCCATTGAGCCCGCGGGCGCGCCGCGCGTGCCAGGCTCGGTGGGGCTGCGATTGCCTTACACCGAGGTGCGCGTGGTGCCCTGGCGCGACGGCAAAGCGCAACTGGCTGAGGACTGCGCGCCCGGCACCACCGGCGTGGTGATTCTGCGTGGCCCGCATGTGAGCCCGGGCTACACCGACGCGGCCCGCAACGCCGGCATGTTCGAGGGCGGCTGGCTGGTCTCGGGCGACCTGGGCCACCTGGACGCGCAGGGCTACCTGCACATCACAGGCCGGGCCAAGGACGTGATCATCCGCGGCTCGCACAACATCGACCCGGGCCTGGTGGAAGAGGCCTTCCTGGCCCATCCCGCCGTGGCCCTGTGCGCCGTGGTGGGCGAGCCCGATGCCTATGCGGGCGAGTTACCCGTGGCCTTTGTGACGCTCAAGCCTGGCGCGGTGTGTGACGCCGCCACGCTGCTGGCCGAGGTGGCACCCCATGTGTATGAGCGCCCCGCCACGCCCAAGCGGGTGACGGTCATTGAATCCATGCCCGTTACCGCCATCGGCAAGATCTACAAACCCACGCTGCGCCTGCGCGCCATCGAGGCCAAGCTGGCCGAGATGCTGGCCGATGTGCCGGGCACGGCCGTCCGGGGGGAGGAGCGCGGCGGCACGCTGTCGGCGGTGGTGCAGCTGGCTTGTGCGCCCGATGCCGCGCTGCAGAAGCAATTACGGGAACGGCTGGCGGCGATTGCGGTGCCGGTGGCGTTTGTGTTTGCTTGAGTCTGCCCATGGCCGGGCCCTGCTGTCCGCAGATGCGCGCCGGCAAGCCCGTCGCTATCCGGGACCGAGCAATTCCGCCAGTCGTGTCACCACCCAGGATGCTTCAGCGCCACTCACCGCGGCGTCCGCGCTGGTCAGCCCGGTTTCCATGGTTTGAAGCACCTCGCCCCGGGGCCTGCCAGTCTTGAACTGGAGGGCGCTGGCCTGTTCCACCAGCATCTGCGCCAGGTCTTCGCACAGCTCGTAGCGCTCGCGCACCAGGG encodes:
- a CDS encoding acyl-CoA synthetase, which gives rise to MSGATLRSLADIQALERLPREQAMPAATTWGLIAAAAQRHPERVALRYLPDADLRRAARDVRYAELAAQIQRAANVFRAMGVGPDDAVAILAPNIPETQFALWGAQLAGKACPINYLLQPDHIAALLAASGAKVVVALGPNPELDLWPTVQKVLALHPLPVLQITVGDHAAPHVPVLQEALAQQPGTLNFDPQLTPDRVAACFHTGGTTGAPKLAQHTHGNEAHTSWFAHRYYGFDENTVEVNGFPLFHVAGAFVYGLSLLAIGAMQVLPTLAGMRNPAFVRNYWKFCERERVSALACVPTIMATLINQPVDADISSIKVAYTGGSPLPTELAAQFEARLGIAVRNILGMTECAGLVSIEPAGAPRVPGSVGLRLPYTEVRVVPWRDGKAQLAEDCAPGTTGVVILRGPHVSPGYTDAARNAGMFEGGWLVSGDLGHLDAQGYLHITGRAKDVIIRGSHNIDPGLVEEAFLAHPAVALCAVVGEPDAYAGELPVAFVTLKPGAVCDAATLLAEVAPHVYERPATPKRVTVIESMPVTAIGKIYKPTLRLRAIEAKLAEMLADVPGTAVRGEERGGTLSAVVQLACAPDAALQKQLRERLAAIAVPVAFVFA